From Toxorhynchites rutilus septentrionalis strain SRP chromosome 2, ASM2978413v1, whole genome shotgun sequence, a single genomic window includes:
- the LOC129770624 gene encoding putative fatty acyl-CoA reductase CG5065 isoform X2: MSSAPLKTIPETFAGADVFITGGSGFMGKVLIEKLLRSCPGINQVFVLIRPKKGKTPEERIDELVQIPLFDVLRKTRPEDLRKIIPISGDCSVLKLDLDETSLKRLENVQFVFHAAASVRFDDPLAKAILLNTRGTREVCRWAETLKNLKAIVHISTTFCNPEIFDVEERIYPAKMDWRKAIEIAENVDPETLEILSQKLTDSAPNTYTFTKGLAEQICHDYRSTLPLIIFRPSVVTNTEAEPIPGWIDNFNGPMGMMLGCATGVLRTGNVKLENHINCIPADVAIKAILVAAWKRANHPEDGLAIYNCAAEPHKTVTYKFLITDGEFVCYRAPTLKILWAPGGSSTDFVYLYYLMFFLAQLVPAVLIDLLLKARNRKPFLTKLQRRIFHAQTSLKYFSDNEWLIRTDNFRALARELHDSDRQWFNINYMCDGLVWYYFTCTLGGRRYLFKESDDTIPAAIKKLRRYMMIDRVIKLSAVFAFLKIIYSKYFVDDS, from the exons ATGAGTTCCGCTCCGCTGAAAACCATACCCGAAACATTTGCCGGTGCGGATGTGTTCATCACCGGTGGTTCTGGTTTCATGGGTAAAGTGTTGATCGAGAAACTGCTCAGATCATGCCCAGGAATCAACCAAGTGTTTGTGCTGATACGCCCCAAAAAGGGGAAGACTCCCGAGGAGCGAATTGATGAGTTGGTTCAAATTCCG CTATTCGATGTGCTGCGAAAGACGCGTCCAGAGGATTTACGGAAAATCATCCCAATCAGTGGAGACTGTTCCGTACTGAAGCTGGATCTTGACGAAACGAGTCTCAAACGGTTGGagaatgtacaatttgttttccACGCTGCCGCCAGCGTGAGATTTGATGACCCCCTGGCGAAGGCCATCCTGCTGAATACGCGTGGAACACGAGAGGTTTGTCGGTGGGCTGAGACGTTGAAAAACCTGAAGGCCATCGTACATATTTCTACGACTTTCTGTAATCCGGAAATATTCGATGTCGAGGAACGGATATACCCGGCCAAAATGGATTGGCGAAAAGCGATTGAGATTGCTGAAAATGTAGACCCAGAAACGTTGGAGATATTGTCGCAAAA GTTAACCGATTCCGCGCCAAATACCTACACCTTCACGAAAGGCCTAGCGGAACAAATCTGCCACGATTATCGCAGCACGCTGCCTCTAATTATTTTCCGGCCTTCGGTCGTAACCAACACTGAGGCGGAACCGATTCCCGGTTGGATCGACAATTTTAACGGCCCAATGGGCATGATGTTAGGTTGCGCGACCGGTGTACTCCGTACCGGTAATGTCAAATTGGAAAACCATATCAACTGCATTCCGGCCGATGTAGCCATCAAGGCCATTCTGGTTGCCGCCTGGAAGCGGGCCAACCACCCTGAGGATGGACTAGCGATTTATAATTGCGCCGCAGAACCTCACAAAACCGTAACGTATAAGTTCTTGATTACGGATGGGGAATTCGTTTGCTATCGCGCACCCACGCTGAAAATATTATGGGCTCCCGGAGGCTCTAGTACCGATTTTGTGTACCTGTACTATTTGATGTTCTTCCTGGCACAGTTGGTGCCAGCAGTTTTGATTGATCTGTTATTGAAGGCGCGCAACCGAAAACCATT TTTGACGAAGCTGCAAAGAAGAATTTTCCATGCGCAAACTTCTCTCAAGTACTTCAGTGACAACGAGTGGTTAATTCGAACAGACAATTTTCGCGCTCTTGCCCGTGAACTACACGATTCAGATCG ACAATGGTTCAATATCAATTATATGTGCGACGGGTTGGTATGGTACTATTTCACCTGCACTCTTGGTGGACGGCGCTATTTGTTCAAGGAATCGGATGACACGATCCCTGCCGCTATCAAGAAGTTAAGGCGATATATGATGATCGATCGAGTGATCAAACTCTCTGCTGTATTcgcttttttgaaaataatctacAGTAAATATTTTGTCGACGATTCCTGA
- the LOC129770624 gene encoding fatty acyl-CoA reductase wat-like isoform X1, whose product MSSAPLKTIPETFAGADVFITGGSGFMGKVLIEKLLRSCPGINQVFVLIRPKKGKTPEERIDELVQIPLFDVLRKTRPEDLRKIIPISGDCSVLKLDLDETSLKRLENVQFVFHAAASVRFDDPLAKAILLNTRGTREVCRWAETLKNLKAIVHISTTFCNPEIFDVEERIYPAKMDWRKAIEIAENVDPETLEILSQKLTGFAPNTYTYTKALAEQICSDYHKTLPIVVYRPSVVSSAEKEPLVGWIDNLNGPFGLLLGCATGIVRTTNLDLNLSMNWMPVDVSIKGAIITAWKQSLVPSSELMVYNNAVEQHKTITHRFLMEAGSSICLRVPMSKTLWFPGVNATKCKYWFYTLFFWLQIVPSVLVDLLLKLTGKQPILMKLQRKIFYAQISMAYFGKNDWVFKNNNYRSLGQDLEKADKDNFDINCMCDGLYQYVYRSTLGGRQYIMNEPDDTLPYATTRARRLQVANTILKYLFYFSLLYLIYKRFLIVG is encoded by the exons ATGAGTTCCGCTCCGCTGAAAACCATACCCGAAACATTTGCCGGTGCGGATGTGTTCATCACCGGTGGTTCTGGTTTCATGGGTAAAGTGTTGATCGAGAAACTGCTCAGATCATGCCCAGGAATCAACCAAGTGTTTGTGCTGATACGCCCCAAAAAGGGGAAGACTCCCGAGGAGCGAATTGATGAGTTGGTTCAAATTCCG CTATTCGATGTGCTGCGAAAGACGCGTCCAGAGGATTTACGGAAAATCATCCCAATCAGTGGAGACTGTTCCGTACTGAAGCTGGATCTTGACGAAACGAGTCTCAAACGGTTGGagaatgtacaatttgttttccACGCTGCCGCCAGCGTGAGATTTGATGACCCCCTGGCGAAGGCCATCCTGCTGAATACGCGTGGAACACGAGAGGTTTGTCGGTGGGCTGAGACGTTGAAAAACCTGAAGGCCATCGTACATATTTCTACGACTTTCTGTAATCCGGAAATATTCGATGTCGAGGAACGGATATACCCGGCCAAAATGGATTGGCGAAAAGCGATTGAGATTGCTGAAAATGTAGACCCAGAAACGTTGGAGATATTGTCGCAAAA ATTAACCGGTTTCGCTCCAAACACGTACACTTACACGAAAGCCCTGGCGGAACAGATTTGTAGCGACTACCATAAGACACTCCCAATTGTCGTCTATCGGCCATCGGTTGTGTCGTCTGCCGAGAAGGAACCACTTGTCGGATGGATCGATAATCTGAACGGACCGTTTGGTTTGTTACTAGGTTGCGCCACCGGAATCGTACGCACCACTAACCTTGACCTGAACCTATCAATGAACTGGATGCCAGTGGACGTCAGCATCAAGGGCGCCATTATAACAGCCTGGAAGCAGTCCCTAGTACCAAGCAGTGAGCTAATGGTTTACAATAACGCAGTTGAGCAGCACAAAACCATCACCCATAGATTTCTGATGGAAGCGGGCAGCTCCATTTGCCTTCGTGTGCCAATGTCTAAAACGTTGTGGTTCCCGGGAGTCAACGCTACGAAATGCAAGTACTGGTTCTACACACTTTTCTTTTGGTTGCAAATTGTACCATCTGTTCTCGTCGATCTGTTACTGAAATTAACGGGTAAACAACCAAT CCTGATGAAGCTTCAAAGGAAAATTTTCTATGCGCAAATCTCAATGGCATACTTTGGCAAAAATGATTGggttttcaaaaacaacaattacaGAAGTCTGGGACAGGATCTAGAGAAAGCGGATAA GGATAACTTCGACATCAATTGCATGTGTGATGGTTTGTACCAATATGTATACAGAAGCACATTGGGCGGACGCCAATACATAATGAACGAACCGGACGACACACTTCCCTATGCGACGACGAGGGCCAGAAGACTTCAGGTGGCCAACACAATCCTTAAATACTTGTTCTATTTCTCGCTTTTGTATCTTATATATAAGCGTTTCTTGATTGTTGGctga